The Lates calcarifer isolate ASB-BC8 linkage group LG6, TLL_Latcal_v3, whole genome shotgun sequence genome includes a region encoding these proteins:
- the tnnc2.1 gene encoding troponin C, skeletal muscle, giving the protein MPTDAQSDARSFLTEEMIAEFKAAFDMFDTDGGGDISTKELGTVMRMLGQNPSREELDAIIEEVDEDGSGTIDFEEFLVMMVQQLKEDQAGKSEEELSECFRIFDKNCDGFIDREEFGDILHLTGESVAEEDIDEMFGESDTNKDGKIDFDEFLKMMENVQ; this is encoded by the exons ATG CCCACTGACGCCCAAAGCGATGCCCGCTCCTTCCTGACTGAGGAGATGATTGCAG AGTTCAAGGCCGCCTTCGACATGTTCGACACAGACGGTGGCGGTGACATCAGCACAAAGGAGTTGGGTACCGTGATGAGGATGCTGGGCCAGAACCCATCAAGGGAGGAGTTGGATGCCATCATTGAGGAAGTGGATGAGGATG GCAGCGGTACCATCGACTTCGAGGAGTTCTTGGTCATGATGGTGCAACAGTTAAAGGAGGACCAGGCTGGAAAGAGTGAAGAAGAACTATCAGAATGCTTCCGTATTTTTGACAA GAACTGTGATGGATTCATCGACCGAGAGGAGTTTGGAGACATTCTTCATCTCACTGGAGAATCAGTCGCAGAGGAAGATATTGATGAGATGTTTGGGgagtcagacacaaacaaagatGGAAAGATTGATTTTGATG agTTTCTGAAAATGATGGAGAATGTCCAGTAA
- the taf13 gene encoding transcription initiation factor TFIID subunit 13 — translation MADEEDETGFDEELDDGAGGVDVGHGKRKRLFSKELRCMMYGFGDDQNPYTESVDILEDLVIEFITEMTHKAMSIGRQGRVQVEDIVFLIRKDPRKFARVKDLLTMNEELKRARKAFDEANYGS, via the coding sequence ATGGCGGATGAAGAGGACGAGACTGGCTTCGATGAGGAGTTGGATGACGGCGCCGGCGGGGTCGATGTCGGCCACGGGAAGAGGAAAAGGCTCTTCTCCAAGGAGCTCCGGTGCATGATGTACGGTTTTGGAGACGACCAGAACCCTTACACGGAGTCTGTGGATATTCTGGAGGACTTGGTGATCGAGTTTATCACGGAAATGACCCACAAAGCTATGTCTATCGGGCGCCAGGGGCGCGTCCAGGTAGAAGACATCGTTTTTCTAATTCGCAAGGACCCCAGGAAGTTTGCCAGAGTCAAAGACCTGCTGACCATGAACGAAGAGCTGAAGAGAGCACGGAAAGCTTTCGACGAAGCAAATTATGGCTCCTAA
- the tnnc2.2 gene encoding troponin C, skeletal muscle: MTDAQQEARSYLSEEMLAEFKAAFDMFDTDGGGDISTKELGTVMRMLGQNPTREELDEIIEEVDEDGSGTIDFEEFLVMMVRLLKEDQAGKSEEELAECFRVFDKNGDGYIDREEFALIIRSSGESISEEEIDELMKDGDKNADGMLDFDEFLKMMENVQ, translated from the exons ATG ACTGACGCGCAACAAGAGGCCCGCTCCTACCTGAGCGAGGAAATGCTGGCTG AGTTCAAGGCCGCCTTCGATATGTTCGACACCGACGGTGGCGGTGATATCAGCACCAAGGAGTTGGGTACCGTGATGAGGATGCTGGGCCAGAACCCGACAAGAGAGGAGTTGGATGAGATCATCGAGGAGGTCGATGAGGACG GTAGCGGTACCATCGACTTCGAGGAGTTCTTGGTCATGATGGTGAGGCTGCTAAAGGAGGACCAGGCCGGCAAGAGCGAGGAGGAGTTGGCAGAGTGCTTCCGTGTGTTCGACAA GAACGGCGACGGCTACATCGACAGAGAGGAGTTCGCCCTCATCATCCGCAGCTCCGGCGAATCCATCTCAGAGGAGGAGATTGATGAGCTGATGAAGGATGGAGACAAGAACGCTGACGGCATGCTGGACTTTGACG AATTCCTCAAGATGATGGAGAATGTGCAGTAA